In Artemia franciscana chromosome 8, ASM3288406v1, whole genome shotgun sequence, a genomic segment contains:
- the LOC136029818 gene encoding fragile X messenger ribonucleoprotein 1 homolog, producing MEDLLVEVLSDDGHYYEAILTDVTDTEILVTFENMLTVMDGRKNLETKNYPFAKARLPPLKDTTGAAPSYAEGQEIEVVCMLFGFYRATIQEILIDGEFFSVKHLNPEYPIVTFYEIVPVDRIRVPNPNPPLTKEDFVKFQIDVPMELRYIAEKRKIHKDFQLRIGAAICRFEPESGSLVCISRANWSKKAADELKDCHFNILREKAERFKKLEEKAIQLRSKLVEEAIQLRSKLEEAIQLRPKLEEEEFWTEGTGEE from the coding sequence ATGGAAGATCTACTTGTAGAAGTTTTATCAGACGACGGACACTATTATGAGGCTATCTTAACAGATGTTACTGATACAGAAATTTTAGttacatttgaaaatatgttgACTGTAATGGACGGGCGAAAGAATttggaaacaaaaaattatccaTTCGCAAAGGCACGCCTACCTCCTCTCAAAGACACCACTGGTGCTGCGCCTTCATATGCTGAAGGACAAGAAATTGAAGTAGTTTGCATGTTATTTGGATTTTACCGTGCTACCATTCAGGAGATCTTGATCGATGGTGAATTCTTTTCTGTGAAACACTTAAACCCGGAATATCCTATAGTGACCTTTTATGAAATTGTACCAGTGGATAGAATCCGTGTACCAAATCCCAACCCTCCTTTAACAAAGGAGGATTTTgttaagtttcaaattgatgtCCCCATGGAATTGAGATATATTGCAGAGAAACGTAAAATACATAAGGATTTTCAACTTCGTATCGGTGCTGCCATCTGTAGATTTGAACCAGAAAGTGGCTCTCTTGTTTGCATATCTCGAGCCAATTGGTCTAAGAAAGCGGCTGATGAGTTGAAAGATTGTCATTTCAATATTCTACGTGAAAAGGCAGAAAGATTTAAGAAATTGGAAGAAAAGGCCATTCAGTTAAGATCAAAACTTGTAGAAGAGGCCATTCAGTTAAGATCAAAACTTGAAGAGGCCATTCAGTTAAGACCAAAACTTGAAGAAGAGGAATTCTGGACTGAAGGAACTGGAGAGGAGTAA
- the LOC136030634 gene encoding fragile X messenger ribonucleoprotein 1 homolog — protein sequence MEDLLVEVLSDDGHYYEAILTDVTDTEILVTFENMLTVMDGRKNLETKNYPFAKARLPPLKDTTGAAPSYAEGQEIEVVCMLFGFYRATIQEILIDGEFFSVKHLNPEYPNGISTFYEIVPVDRIRVPNPNPPLTKEDFVKFQIDVPMELRYIAEKREIHKDFQLRIGAAICRFEPESGSLVCISRANWSKKAADELKDCHFNILREKAERFKKLEEKAIQLRSKLVEEAIQLRSKLEEEAIQLRPKLEEEEFWTEGTGEE from the coding sequence ATGGAAGATCTACTTGTAGAAGTTTTATCAGACGATGGACACTATTATGAGGCTATCTTAACAGATGTTACTGATACAGAAATTTTAGttacatttgaaaatatgttgACTGTAATGGACGGGCGAAAGAATttggaaacaaaaaattatccaTTCGCAAAGGCGCGCCTACCTCCTCTCAAAGACACCACTGGTGCTGCGCCTTCATATGCTGAAGGACAAGAAATTGAAGTAGTTTGCATGTTATTTGGATTTTACCGTGCTACCATTCAGGAGATCTTGATCGATGGTGAATTCTTTTCTGTGAAACACTTAAACCCAGAATATCCTAACGGAATATCCACCTTTTATGAAATTGTACCAGTGGATAGAATCCGTGTACCAAATCCCAACCCTCCTTTAACAAAGGAGGATTTTgttaagtttcaaattgatgtCCCCATGGAATTGAGATATATTGCAGAGAAACGTGAAATACATAAGGATTTTCAACTTCGTATCGGTGCTGCCATCTGTAGATTTGAACCAGAAAGTGGCTCTCTTGTTTGCATATCTCGAGCCAATTGGTCTAAGAAAGCGGCTGATGAGTTGAAAGATTGTCATTTCAATATTCTACGTGAAAAGGCAGAAAGATTTAAGAAATTGGAAGAAAAGGCCATTCAGTTAAGATCAAAACTTGTAGAAGAGGCCATTCAGTTAAGATCAAAACTTGAAGAAGAGGCCATTCAGTTAAGACCAAAACTTGAAGAAGAGGAATTCTGGACTGAAGGAACTGGAGAGGAGTAA